From one Paenibacillus sp. FSL K6-1330 genomic stretch:
- the thpR gene encoding RNA 2',3'-cyclic phosphodiesterase, whose amino-acid sequence MSHSAEGAMDRLFVAVHLPSEVSSRIQDWTETLREQVNFKKWVHPQDYHITLQFLGDTPSNRIAELTAALQEVAKEHKPFRLGLYDAGVFGASASPRILWAGVGGDLNALSQLQQSVVSRMEAFGFVPEERPFRPHITIGRKFQGNQKFSLDVIGTGPKPIQWEVQQLVLFRTNLHASPMYETVGVARLSTFF is encoded by the coding sequence TTGAGCCATTCGGCTGAGGGAGCTATGGATCGTTTATTTGTTGCCGTACATCTGCCTTCCGAGGTGTCTTCCCGGATTCAGGATTGGACGGAAACATTGAGGGAGCAAGTGAATTTCAAAAAATGGGTTCATCCGCAGGATTACCACATTACCTTACAGTTTCTAGGCGATACGCCGTCAAATCGCATAGCGGAGCTTACAGCGGCGCTGCAGGAAGTCGCCAAGGAGCATAAGCCCTTCAGGCTTGGCCTTTATGATGCCGGCGTGTTCGGGGCAAGCGCCTCGCCAAGAATTTTATGGGCGGGAGTCGGCGGGGATTTGAATGCTCTGTCTCAGCTTCAGCAATCGGTGGTATCGAGGATGGAGGCTTTCGGATTTGTGCCGGAGGAGCGACCGTTTCGTCCGCATATTACGATTGGCCGAAAATTTCAAGGGAATCAAAAATTTTCATTGGATGTTATCGGAACAGGACCCAAACCCATCCAGTGGGAAGTGCAGCAACTCGTTCTTTTTCGAACCAATTTGCATGCAAGTCCGATGTACGAAACAGTAGGTGTGGCGCGGCTTTCGACATTTTTCTGA
- a CDS encoding glycosyltransferase, giving the protein MRYTRVLLFSEGFGTGHTQAAYALAEGIQRMNPGIHCRVIELGNFLNPTVGPLILSAYRKTVSTRPRLVGMLYRSQYKKSLNRLTRLALHRIFYAQAQQVIEQLKPDLIICTHPFPNAVVSRLKRQGLEVPLYTLITDYDAHGTWVNPEVDEYLVSTPHVKQLLLLRDIQPEYIHVTGIPVHPKFWERGNREALQAELQLKNMPTVLIMGGGWGLVFNKELLSKLASRADDIQLVFCMGQNEKLVASMREDPIFQHPNIHVLGYRDDIHKLMEVSDLLITKPGGMTCTEGAAKGIPMLFYEPIPGQEEVNSHFFVSEGYAEILDSPAVIDKWLNLLSDHYDQVSKKRNGAGRRRIPHLEPDHCASQVMGLLTEGHMPGNCEDLVKLFADQP; this is encoded by the coding sequence ATGCGATATACAAGAGTGCTCCTCTTTTCCGAGGGTTTCGGCACAGGACATACGCAAGCAGCGTATGCGCTGGCTGAAGGTATACAACGGATGAATCCCGGCATCCACTGCCGTGTCATTGAGCTCGGCAATTTTTTAAATCCAACCGTGGGGCCGTTAATTTTATCCGCTTATCGAAAAACCGTCAGCACCCGCCCGCGCCTTGTCGGCATGCTGTACCGTTCGCAATATAAGAAATCGTTAAACCGATTGACGCGGCTCGCGCTGCACCGGATATTCTATGCGCAGGCCCAGCAGGTGATCGAGCAGCTGAAACCGGATCTCATCATATGTACCCACCCCTTTCCTAACGCTGTGGTCTCCCGCCTGAAGCGTCAGGGGCTTGAGGTTCCGCTCTATACGCTGATTACCGACTATGATGCCCATGGCACCTGGGTCAATCCGGAAGTGGATGAATATCTCGTATCAACACCTCATGTGAAACAGCTGCTGCTGCTGCGGGACATTCAGCCCGAATACATTCATGTGACCGGTATTCCGGTGCATCCCAAGTTCTGGGAAAGGGGTAATCGAGAAGCGCTTCAAGCCGAGCTTCAACTGAAGAACATGCCAACCGTGCTGATAATGGGGGGCGGTTGGGGTCTCGTATTCAACAAGGAGCTGCTCAGCAAACTAGCCAGCAGAGCCGACGATATCCAGCTGGTCTTCTGTATGGGACAGAACGAGAAGCTGGTTGCCAGCATGCGCGAAGACCCGATCTTTCAGCATCCCAACATTCATGTTCTCGGTTATCGTGACGATATACATAAACTTATGGAAGTATCCGATTTGCTCATTACGAAGCCAGGTGGGATGACGTGTACAGAGGGAGCTGCCAAGGGAATTCCTATGCTGTTCTATGAGCCTATTCCGGGACAGGAAGAAGTGAATTCCCATTTCTTTGTCAGCGAAGGCTATGCGGAAATTCTGGACTCTCCTGCCGTGATCGACAAATGGCTGAACCTGCTGTCCGATCATTATGATCAGGTAAGTAAGAAACGTAACGGAGCAGGCCGGCGTCGCATACCGCATCTGGAGCCCGACCACTGTGCCAGCCAAGTGATGGGATTGCTGACCGAAGGACATATGCCCGGTAATTGTGAAGATCTCGTCAAACTGTTTGCGGACCAGCCCTAA
- a CDS encoding TetR/AcrR family transcriptional regulator encodes MSAVDRRKQVLDAASKSFALFGYKATTMEQVAKIANVGKGTIYTFFTNKDELFDEILLSAIMEMKRIAEREIQKDRDFFDNLYRVLDALLEFRSEHELFIKLSQEVRDIGTPKAHEGLTKVENGIVGYLEGIVEQAISIGELKPLDAQVVSFVMLKLYVALTTDFNQLHKPLSKEQIKEYMMVFLANGLKATS; translated from the coding sequence ATGTCAGCTGTGGACCGTCGGAAGCAGGTGCTAGATGCTGCCTCCAAGTCGTTTGCTTTGTTCGGATATAAAGCGACGACGATGGAACAGGTGGCGAAGATTGCGAATGTAGGGAAAGGTACGATTTACACGTTTTTCACGAATAAGGATGAACTGTTTGACGAGATTTTGCTGTCGGCCATTATGGAGATGAAACGTATTGCCGAGCGCGAGATCCAGAAGGACAGAGATTTCTTCGACAATCTGTATCGGGTGCTGGATGCGCTGCTTGAATTCCGAAGCGAGCATGAGCTGTTCATTAAGCTATCGCAAGAAGTCCGGGATATCGGCACGCCGAAGGCACATGAAGGGTTGACGAAGGTGGAGAACGGAATCGTCGGGTATCTCGAGGGGATTGTGGAGCAGGCCATCTCAATCGGTGAGCTCAAGCCCCTGGATGCACAAGTGGTATCCTTCGTGATGCTGAAGCTGTATGTTGCGCTCACGACGGACTTTAATCAGCTTCACAAGCCGCTGAGCAAGGAACAGATTAAGGAATATATGATGGTGTTCCTGGCTAACGGGTTGAAGGCCACTTCATAA
- a CDS encoding YhgE/Pip domain-containing protein has protein sequence MKSLSVFGKDLGAAVRNKKILIPIIAVLFIPVMYSGMFLGAFWDPYGKMEDLPVAVVNNDQGAVFEEKTLHAGEDLVAELKKGKDFNWQFVDRQEAEQGMKDNKYYMTISIPENFSQQATTLMDEHPQPAQIVFEPNEGYNFLAAQIGGSAVKQIQAKVSAKVTEAYTETLFDQVAKVSDGLSEAGDGATKISEGAVKLDDGAVKLKENLAKLVSGTQELQDGIAPLTKGVQELNNGAGKLNTGAGTLASGLDQLKAGHNKLQAGAEEASKGGAKLQAGIESAAAGSTTLNNGLQANQAGASQLAAGAKSAHDGSSSLKAGLNQSLEATASLEQGAKAVADGLKKLAESNPELAQSPEVQQLLAVSQSVATGTSGLNAGQKQLAQGASELNQGTLQLQEGAGKLSAGANQLAEGGKQLAAGGQELLAGAKQLNAGQKQLADGMKLFGTKLSEAAAGGKQLASGAATLSQGTQQLAGGAGKLGSGVTTLADGSKKLDSGAGELVNGMNELKEGSGELAGKLNEAADKTGDIKTTDETVTMFAGPVQVEEHKVNEVPNYGTGFAPYFLSLGLFVGALLCTIIMPIRSASVPNASGWNRFVSRTLSFAGMGLIQALLAAVVMLYGLKLEVQSVPLFYLFSIITSLSFMFLVQMFVTWLDQPGRFVVIVILILQLTTSAGTFPVELIPNWMKALNPLLPMTYSVKGYKDVISTGSFDGMWANVGVLAGFGLVFLALTAVYFLATRNSKKAADTDTALTA, from the coding sequence ATGAAGTCATTATCTGTATTTGGAAAAGATCTTGGCGCTGCCGTTCGGAATAAAAAAATACTGATTCCGATCATCGCGGTGCTGTTCATACCGGTCATGTATAGCGGTATGTTTCTCGGGGCCTTTTGGGACCCGTACGGAAAGATGGAGGATTTGCCCGTTGCGGTCGTCAATAATGACCAGGGCGCTGTTTTTGAAGAAAAGACGCTTCACGCTGGTGAGGATTTGGTTGCCGAGCTGAAGAAGGGAAAAGATTTTAATTGGCAATTCGTTGATCGGCAAGAAGCTGAGCAGGGCATGAAGGATAACAAATACTACATGACCATCAGCATTCCCGAGAATTTCTCACAGCAGGCGACAACTTTAATGGATGAACATCCGCAGCCTGCGCAAATCGTGTTTGAGCCGAATGAAGGGTACAACTTCCTGGCAGCTCAGATCGGTGGATCTGCGGTGAAGCAGATTCAGGCCAAGGTGTCCGCGAAAGTGACGGAAGCCTATACGGAAACCCTGTTCGATCAAGTAGCCAAAGTATCCGATGGCTTGAGCGAAGCGGGAGACGGCGCGACCAAGATATCCGAAGGTGCCGTAAAACTCGATGATGGCGCCGTGAAGTTGAAGGAAAACTTGGCTAAACTTGTCAGTGGCACACAGGAGCTTCAGGATGGAATCGCACCTTTGACCAAAGGCGTGCAGGAACTGAATAACGGTGCAGGCAAGTTGAATACAGGAGCGGGCACCCTCGCTTCCGGCTTAGATCAGCTCAAAGCGGGTCACAACAAGCTGCAAGCAGGAGCTGAGGAAGCGAGCAAGGGTGGTGCGAAGCTGCAAGCGGGGATTGAATCTGCCGCAGCGGGCAGTACCACTCTGAATAACGGCTTGCAAGCCAACCAGGCAGGGGCTTCGCAGCTTGCAGCAGGCGCGAAAAGCGCTCATGATGGCAGCAGCAGTCTGAAAGCCGGACTGAATCAATCGCTGGAGGCTACGGCTTCCTTGGAGCAAGGTGCCAAAGCCGTTGCAGACGGATTGAAGAAGCTGGCTGAGAGCAATCCGGAGCTGGCGCAAAGTCCGGAGGTTCAGCAGCTGCTGGCTGTGAGCCAATCCGTTGCCACTGGCACAAGCGGGTTGAATGCCGGCCAGAAACAGTTGGCACAAGGCGCATCCGAGCTGAATCAAGGCACGCTGCAGCTGCAGGAAGGCGCTGGCAAGCTGAGCGCAGGAGCGAACCAGCTGGCTGAAGGCGGCAAACAGCTCGCAGCTGGCGGTCAAGAGCTGCTGGCTGGTGCCAAACAGCTGAACGCTGGCCAAAAGCAATTGGCTGACGGCATGAAGCTGTTCGGCACGAAGCTGAGCGAAGCGGCAGCTGGCGGTAAACAGCTCGCAAGCGGCGCAGCGACCCTTTCGCAAGGGACGCAGCAGCTAGCTGGAGGAGCAGGCAAGCTCGGAAGTGGTGTTACAACGCTTGCCGACGGCTCGAAGAAGCTGGATTCCGGAGCTGGTGAGCTGGTAAACGGAATGAATGAATTGAAGGAAGGCAGCGGAGAGCTTGCAGGCAAGCTGAACGAGGCTGCCGACAAGACAGGCGATATCAAAACAACCGATGAAACGGTCACCATGTTTGCCGGTCCGGTACAGGTTGAAGAGCACAAAGTGAACGAAGTGCCGAACTACGGTACGGGATTCGCACCATACTTCCTGTCGCTCGGTTTGTTTGTCGGAGCCCTGCTCTGTACAATTATTATGCCAATCCGCAGTGCATCGGTACCGAATGCATCGGGCTGGAACAGGTTTGTCAGCCGTACGCTCTCCTTTGCCGGTATGGGATTGATTCAAGCGCTGCTGGCAGCGGTCGTCATGCTGTACGGATTGAAGCTTGAGGTACAGAGCGTTCCGCTCTTCTATCTCTTCTCTATCATTACAAGCTTGTCGTTCATGTTCCTGGTGCAAATGTTCGTAACATGGCTGGATCAGCCTGGACGCTTCGTCGTCATCGTTATCCTGATCCTCCAATTGACAACAAGCGCAGGCACGTTCCCGGTAGAGCTGATTCCGAACTGGATGAAAGCATTGAATCCGCTTCTGCCGATGACTTACAGCGTAAAAGGATACAAG
- a CDS encoding cell wall hydrolase, translating into MVMKVIRQNRWVALLIGALFVSLSLISLLGMQTEATEGEEQQLDMPKFVTAAPAPVNDPDLFVKDASTRQDREPVNILSSIVFQEWNKPGSKSHAFSSAKGIVLAENGYWNSRQVLKTADEKKKPSKSQTADGKPAKQKGTHVVKSQTESLSPPTTLFFTRTNTLTQDQKAKATWTYDLSAEELLLLQKIVMAEAEGEPYEGKVAVANVVLNRLRSANFPDTITDVIYQKHQFSPVANGRLKRVKPNKETIKSVNAALHGQKEVKDDTYFFLSLKLAQDLTVHHSRTFVKKIGNHSFYK; encoded by the coding sequence ATGGTTATGAAAGTGATACGGCAAAATCGCTGGGTTGCGCTGCTCATCGGAGCGCTCTTTGTGAGTTTGTCTCTTATAAGTTTACTTGGAATGCAGACCGAAGCAACGGAAGGGGAAGAACAGCAGCTGGATATGCCGAAGTTTGTGACGGCTGCCCCGGCTCCTGTCAACGACCCTGATCTCTTCGTAAAAGACGCGAGTACCAGGCAGGATAGGGAACCTGTCAATATTTTGTCTTCAATTGTTTTCCAAGAGTGGAATAAGCCGGGGAGCAAGAGTCATGCTTTTTCAAGCGCAAAAGGCATAGTTTTGGCTGAAAACGGATACTGGAACTCGCGACAAGTATTGAAGACTGCAGATGAGAAAAAGAAACCATCGAAATCTCAGACTGCGGACGGGAAACCGGCAAAACAAAAGGGGACGCATGTCGTCAAATCTCAGACTGAAAGCTTATCACCCCCCACAACTTTATTCTTCACAAGAACAAATACGTTAACCCAGGATCAGAAAGCCAAAGCGACCTGGACCTATGATTTGTCAGCTGAAGAACTGCTTCTGCTCCAGAAGATTGTCATGGCAGAGGCGGAAGGCGAACCGTACGAAGGCAAAGTAGCAGTTGCTAACGTTGTCTTAAACCGGCTGCGGTCAGCTAATTTTCCCGATACCATTACCGATGTCATCTATCAAAAACACCAATTTAGTCCTGTAGCGAACGGGCGTCTTAAACGTGTCAAGCCGAACAAAGAGACGATTAAATCCGTGAATGCGGCACTTCATGGCCAAAAAGAGGTAAAGGACGATACGTACTTTTTCCTGTCTTTGAAGCTGGCTCAGGATCTGACGGTACACCATTCAAGAACGTTCGTTAAAAAAATAGGGAATCACTCTTTTTACAAGTAG
- a CDS encoding MGMT family protein — protein sequence MQPYTERVIEVIRSIPEGYVMTYGQVARLAGSPRGARQVVRILHTLSHIHKLPWHRVVNAKGEIAIKDDESRLMQELYLQDEGVVVNPKGIIDLEKYRFDPAE from the coding sequence ATGCAACCGTATACGGAACGTGTAATTGAAGTGATCCGAAGCATTCCGGAAGGATATGTCATGACGTATGGACAAGTGGCCAGACTGGCTGGCAGTCCAAGGGGCGCCCGTCAGGTCGTCAGAATACTTCACACCCTCAGTCACATTCACAAGCTGCCTTGGCACCGCGTCGTCAACGCTAAAGGAGAAATCGCCATCAAGGACGATGAATCCAGGCTCATGCAGGAGTTGTATCTCCAGGACGAAGGCGTTGTCGTCAATCCCAAAGGTATCATTGATTTGGAAAAGTATCGATTTGATCCTGCCGAATAA
- a CDS encoding LLM class flavin-dependent oxidoreductase, with amino-acid sequence MNSQLKLSVLDLVPRLGESSFEEALQQAVILAQKVEAWGYGRYWAAEHHDLEHLSCASPEILLSHIGARTTRIRLGSGAVLLPHYSPLKVAENFRMLAALYPGRIDLGIGRAPGGSAHTSLALSGNFLGHVADLPQRIRALTELLEDRYRYEDVPVAAKPVSATPPVMWMLGTNTKSAGYAAEFGTGYVFGQFMSDTDGAEVLHSYREAFEPSAHLQEPCTMVAVSVVCAETEEQAKKLAMQIPRPGQRTMPTEPSGSDSSGPSQRLIIGTPASVRNRLQHMAEQYGCDEFLIVTPVSDYNARLESYRLLMEQ; translated from the coding sequence ATGAATAGCCAATTGAAACTGAGCGTGCTTGACCTGGTTCCGCGTTTGGGAGAGAGCTCGTTCGAAGAAGCGTTGCAGCAAGCGGTGATACTGGCACAAAAAGTGGAAGCATGGGGCTACGGGCGCTACTGGGCGGCAGAGCACCATGATCTGGAGCATCTGTCCTGTGCATCGCCCGAGATTTTGCTGTCTCATATCGGTGCCAGGACAACGCGCATCCGGCTCGGCTCCGGGGCCGTGCTGCTGCCCCACTACAGCCCGCTAAAGGTGGCGGAGAATTTCCGCATGCTGGCAGCGCTGTATCCCGGACGCATCGATCTCGGGATCGGGCGGGCGCCGGGAGGTTCAGCTCATACGAGTTTGGCGCTTAGCGGAAATTTCCTGGGTCATGTGGCGGATTTGCCGCAGCGGATTCGGGCTTTGACCGAACTGCTGGAGGATCGGTATCGCTATGAAGACGTGCCGGTAGCAGCGAAACCGGTCTCCGCAACTCCGCCCGTGATGTGGATGCTCGGCACGAACACGAAGAGTGCGGGGTATGCGGCCGAATTCGGGACGGGTTATGTATTCGGACAGTTTATGAGCGATACGGACGGGGCGGAAGTTCTCCATTCTTACAGGGAAGCTTTTGAGCCAAGCGCTCATCTGCAAGAACCGTGCACGATGGTGGCGGTAAGTGTGGTTTGCGCGGAAACGGAGGAACAGGCAAAGAAGCTTGCAATGCAAATTCCCCGACCAGGGCAGCGCACCATGCCCACGGAACCGTCAGGTTCCGATTCGTCAGGCCCATCCCAGCGGCTTATCATCGGTACGCCAGCAAGTGTGCGAAACAGACTGCAGCATATGGCAGAGCAGTACGGGTGTGACGAATTCCTGATCGTCACGCCGGTAAGTGATTACAATGCACGGCTGGAATCCTATCGGCTGTTAATGGAGCAGTAG
- a CDS encoding D-2-hydroxyacid dehydrogenase: MPKIVAIHDLTTEQQQKIKDIAPNYELLVTKAKELTPSIVQDAEIMIGWSRSIQEDILFADSKLKWIQAWSAGVDKMPLKELEEKDIQLTNASGVHSVPITEHVFAMMLAYTRNLHLAIRQQSNNKWDTSGTFTELAGKTIVIVGVGQIGSHTARVAQAFGMRTVGVRHSGKSDPYVEAMYKVDQLDEALAEGDYIVNILPLTDDTRGLFNKVRFSAMKDSAFFVNVGRGQTVVTEDMIQALQSGSLAGAGLDVFEEEPLPSDHPLWTMDNVIMTPHMAGDTDRYGERAVDIFLENLQSYVSGKPLSRNVIDYSKSY, translated from the coding sequence ATGCCGAAAATCGTTGCCATACACGACTTAACCACCGAACAACAGCAAAAAATCAAGGATATCGCCCCCAACTACGAGCTGCTGGTCACAAAAGCGAAAGAGCTTACGCCAAGCATCGTTCAGGATGCCGAAATCATGATCGGCTGGTCACGCTCCATACAGGAGGATATATTGTTTGCCGACAGCAAACTGAAATGGATTCAAGCATGGTCAGCCGGTGTGGATAAAATGCCGCTCAAAGAGCTCGAAGAAAAGGACATTCAGCTTACCAATGCCAGCGGCGTACATAGCGTTCCAATCACGGAGCATGTTTTTGCGATGATGCTGGCCTACACGCGCAACCTTCATCTCGCCATTCGACAGCAATCGAACAACAAATGGGATACGTCCGGCACGTTCACGGAATTGGCAGGCAAAACCATCGTCATCGTCGGCGTCGGCCAGATCGGCAGTCATACGGCGCGCGTGGCCCAAGCGTTCGGTATGCGGACCGTCGGGGTCCGTCATTCCGGCAAGTCCGATCCTTATGTGGAAGCGATGTATAAGGTCGATCAGCTCGATGAAGCGCTGGCTGAAGGCGATTATATCGTGAACATCCTCCCGCTCACCGATGATACCCGTGGACTGTTCAATAAAGTAAGATTCTCGGCGATGAAGGACTCCGCCTTTTTCGTTAACGTAGGCCGGGGTCAAACCGTAGTAACCGAAGACATGATTCAGGCACTTCAATCCGGGTCATTGGCGGGTGCGGGACTGGATGTGTTCGAGGAAGAACCGCTTCCGTCAGACCATCCGCTGTGGACCATGGACAACGTCATCATGACCCCTCATATGGCGGGCGATACGGATCGCTACGGCGAGCGTGCCGTGGATATTTTCCTGGAAAATTTACAGAGCTATGTAAGCGGTAAGCCGCTGTCCCGAAATGTAATAGACTATAGCAAGTCATACTAA
- the dgt gene encoding dGTP triphosphohydrolase yields MTLNELREHRQYPEQTKSDASRAVYERDYSRLIHSPTFRRLQGKSQVFGAGTGDYYRTRLTHSLEVAQIAREAARSLSRHYPEVMPDQAENAGLMIDPEVVECAAIAHDFGHPPFGHKGEEVLQGILEKLIDRRTEKELTRQPGTPTPEQAAEVQQAMRRKYEHFEGNAHNFRLIMFLEKRENVNGLNLSDAVLLGINKYPFSGLDNHKGMYRHEWEYISQIRKEWQIPGTHRTLEAQLMDLCDDIAYSAHDLEDGIKAGKIEVHEHFLRDSHLNKLIVQKIMTLEDEVWKGWTKEQIHPKVETVLDEFLKIWNEKMPTCENDYSRTRREVKAYWVSLFVGSLGVITNGDWKKVTFVKDGVEDEDMLRTVSVLKSFAWVTMIRDLRVQRLQKRSEWIIKRLWDAFLDPVASTAIIPSDWLQRYEADQKRAQPIWTWEHMVIDYIAGMTDAFAEKIYNELYGLKVGSIYDLD; encoded by the coding sequence ATGACACTGAATGAGCTTAGAGAGCATCGCCAATACCCGGAGCAAACGAAGTCGGATGCTTCACGCGCGGTATACGAGCGGGATTATTCGCGCCTGATCCATTCGCCGACTTTCCGCCGGCTGCAAGGAAAATCACAGGTATTCGGTGCTGGCACCGGCGATTACTATCGGACGCGCTTAACGCATTCGCTCGAGGTGGCGCAGATTGCGCGCGAAGCGGCACGGAGTTTGAGCCGCCATTATCCCGAAGTGATGCCGGACCAGGCGGAGAACGCAGGGCTGATGATTGATCCCGAGGTGGTGGAATGCGCGGCGATCGCCCATGATTTTGGGCATCCTCCATTCGGCCATAAGGGCGAAGAGGTGCTGCAGGGCATTCTGGAGAAGCTCATTGACCGCAGAACCGAGAAGGAGTTGACGCGTCAGCCGGGTACGCCGACGCCGGAGCAGGCTGCCGAGGTACAGCAGGCGATGCGACGTAAATATGAGCATTTTGAAGGGAATGCGCACAATTTTCGGCTGATCATGTTTTTGGAGAAAAGAGAGAATGTCAACGGACTCAATCTGTCCGATGCGGTGCTGCTTGGCATCAATAAATATCCGTTCTCCGGGTTGGATAATCATAAAGGGATGTACCGGCATGAATGGGAATACATCTCCCAGATTCGGAAGGAGTGGCAAATTCCCGGCACGCATCGAACGCTCGAAGCGCAGCTGATGGATCTTTGCGATGACATCGCCTACTCCGCGCATGATCTGGAGGATGGCATCAAAGCCGGGAAGATCGAGGTGCATGAACACTTTTTGCGAGATAGTCACCTGAACAAACTGATCGTGCAGAAGATCATGACGCTGGAAGACGAGGTATGGAAGGGATGGACCAAAGAGCAGATTCATCCGAAGGTGGAAACGGTGCTGGATGAGTTTCTGAAAATCTGGAACGAGAAAATGCCGACCTGCGAGAATGACTATTCCCGTACCCGGCGGGAGGTCAAGGCCTACTGGGTCAGCCTGTTTGTAGGCAGCTTGGGCGTGATTACGAACGGAGATTGGAAAAAGGTGACGTTTGTCAAAGACGGCGTGGAAGACGAGGATATGCTGCGTACGGTCAGCGTCCTGAAGAGTTTCGCCTGGGTGACTATGATTCGCGACCTGCGGGTTCAGCGTCTGCAGAAGCGCAGCGAATGGATCATCAAGCGCTTGTGGGATGCTTTTCTGGATCCTGTTGCGTCAACGGCGATTATTCCGTCCGACTGGCTTCAGCGTTATGAGGCGGATCAGAAGCGGGCCCAGCCGATCTGGACGTGGGAGCATATGGTGATTGATTATATCGCAGGGATGACGGACGCTTTTGCCGAGAAAATCTATAACGAGTTATATGGACTCAAGGTAGGTTCGATCTATGATTTGGATTAG
- a CDS encoding methyltransferase domain-containing protein, whose amino-acid sequence MINTNEYDITFAPSSTSGEPSFFYTYACHETERELCLMELTELFGHEPDGEEWLESELWVDPDRSPFLSACIDVRITGESIERIAEQAGNIHLNNATFKVVCLKAGDRFSYEQSRGYERMVGRQITGTAQMKAPDVALGMVSTGGIWRLGILHEPERAWLNHKQKPQNYSTGLSSRIARALVNLAVPRLSGVTLLDPCCGMGNVLIEAFSMGIAAEGRDINPLAIRGARVNLRHYGYDDNKVAIQDMNTLQGHYDAAILDLPYNLCSVFPEEEKLQMLQSLRRLSDRAVIVSTEPLREQLMNTGWKVLGHCTTRKGSFVRDIWLCE is encoded by the coding sequence ATGATAAATACGAACGAGTATGACATTACCTTTGCTCCGTCTTCCACAAGCGGTGAGCCATCGTTTTTTTACACTTATGCCTGTCATGAAACGGAGCGGGAGCTGTGCTTGATGGAGCTGACGGAGCTATTCGGTCATGAGCCTGACGGCGAGGAGTGGCTGGAAAGCGAGTTATGGGTTGATCCGGATCGGAGCCCGTTCTTATCGGCCTGCATCGATGTCAGGATAACTGGAGAATCCATCGAACGAATCGCCGAGCAAGCAGGCAACATTCACCTTAATAATGCAACCTTCAAAGTTGTCTGTCTCAAGGCGGGGGATCGATTCAGTTATGAACAATCCCGCGGGTATGAACGGATGGTAGGCCGCCAAATAACAGGAACCGCACAGATGAAAGCTCCGGATGTCGCGCTCGGTATGGTGTCCACAGGCGGCATCTGGAGATTGGGAATCCTTCATGAACCTGAACGCGCATGGCTGAATCATAAACAGAAGCCGCAAAATTACTCTACAGGCCTCAGCTCGCGGATCGCGAGGGCACTGGTCAACCTGGCAGTTCCTCGATTAAGCGGAGTCACGCTCCTGGATCCCTGCTGCGGCATGGGGAATGTATTGATCGAGGCGTTCTCGATGGGCATCGCGGCCGAGGGTCGTGACATCAATCCGCTTGCCATTCGGGGAGCGAGGGTGAATCTGAGGCACTACGGTTATGATGATAACAAAGTTGCCATTCAGGATATGAATACATTGCAAGGGCATTATGATGCCGCGATCCTGGACCTGCCGTATAATCTGTGTTCCGTTTTTCCGGAGGAAGAGAAGTTGCAGATGCTGCAAAGCTTACGTCGGTTGTCAGATCGAGCTGTCATCGTCAGCACAGAGCCATTACGCGAGCAGCTGATGAATACGGGCTGGAAGGTCTTGGGTCATTGCACGACCCGCAAGGGGAGTTTTGTAAGAGATATTTGGTTGTGCGAATAA